The Clostridium sporogenes region GGCGTGGAGGATATATACTATATGTTAGGCATGGGGAAGCGACTGTTGGAGAAGACCAACCTAATCTAAATTTTCTATACTGTTTTACTCAAAGAAATCTTTCAGAAACAGGAAGAAGACAAGCAATTTACTATGGCCAAATTATTCGTAATTCACAAATTCATATTAATTATCCCGTCTTAACCAGCCCACTTTGTAGAACCATAGAAACGGCACAATTAGCTTTTGGAACGGTAAATGTTCAAATAGATCCATTTTGGTTTCAGGTTTATAGGCTAAGTGGAAATCTATTTGCTGCAGAGCAACGAAGAATACTAGATTCTCTTCAGACAAGGTTGGAAATTATACCGCCTCATGGTAGTAATATGATCATTGTTGCTCATAGCTTTCCAAAAGGAATTGGTTTGGGCCAAATCCCAGACATGGGAACAGTAATTGTTAAACCGCTGGGGCAGGGGAATGGTTACGAAGTTGTTGCTAAATTGTCCTTAGCAGATTTATTGAATTTAGAAAAACACTGATAAGAGAAAACAAAGTCCATATGGAATGCCTTGGACTTAAGCATATGGATGTTGTAATTATGTTTAAAAATATTATTTGCTAATCACCAATGATTAATTGACTTTCATCATTAAAGAAAGGTTTAGAACAAACTCGACCCGAGGTTTCACGAGGATTCCCAGGGTATGTAAACTATATTTTATTATTACAATTCATCAATTATAACAAATCTCATAGGTAAGTGGTAATTCATCTTTCAGTTCACCGAGCTGAAAAAAGTATATATCAATCTAAATTAAGTGAAATGGTAGGTGTATCTCGTCAAACAATTAGTTCCATTGAAACATGACAATTTTGTCCATCGGCGAAATTGGCTTTGGTAATTTGTATAGCCTTAAATAAAAAAATTGAAGATATTTTTTATTTTGATTAAGAATTGTGGTAAGGCTATAGTAGACAAGAACATATTCCAAAATAAAAATGGAGATCTTTCAAGTCTTAAAGTTGCTAGGATTATAACAACAGATACAGAAGGAATTAAAATAGAAGAATAATTACAAAAGCTCTCACAATGTGGGAGCTTTTGTTCATTAGATTCATAAGGAATTTGTAAACATAATTAAATTTATTTAGTTTAAATGTTGACAAACAAAATAAATGAGCATATAATTTATTTTGTTAGATTAAATATAAACTAAGTAAATTAAAGCGGAGGAATACAAAATGCATGAAAATAATATATTGAACAATTTAATGCACATCGCCAGACAACCATTTATGTTCTTTAGAGATGAAGTGGAAGAGAAGACAGATAATGCTTTTGAAACATTACGTTTATTGGCCAATGAAGAAAAAGTTACGGCGGGGCGTATTGCTGAATACTTAGATATCAAACCATCTAGTGTAACTCAGATTATTAAAAAACTCGAGGACGTAGGAACGGCTGAACGTGTAAAGTCTGAAGAAGATGCTAGGGTTACTTATGTATTGATAACTGATAAAGGACGAGAAAGTTTAAAAGATAGAGGGGATATTTCAGAAAACCTTAAAGTTAAGTTATTTAAAGGTTTTGAAGAATATGAACTTGAAAAGTTAGATGATTATTTAATTCGTATGTTAGAAAACATTTCAAGTGAAGATTTTCAAAAAAAATTAAATGAAATTTTCAGTGATGATAAAATGTGGCAGCGATTTGGTAAAATGTCAGCACACTTCGGACGTGCTCGCCAACATATTATTCGTGAACATATGTTAAATCACAGTGACTTTGGTGGCTTTAGAGGTTTCGGCGATCACGGAAGATTTGGAGAAAGGAGACATAAATAATGGGTGGAGACAGACATGATAATAATTCAGTACGTAAAGATGGAACCAAATTTTCATTTAGACAATTTACCAAATTAATTACAACAACAAAACCTAAATATTATCTTTTGGTTATTGGGGTAATCTTCTTGATTATATCATCTAGTGTTCAAATTTATGTTCCAAAATTAGCAGCATCTTTAGTAAACAATTTTTCTAAAGGAATGGATTATTCACTATTATTAAAAGTTGTTTTGTTATTTATTGCTTCTGCAATTGTTTCAGCAATTGGTGGAACTATACTAGGGGTTTTTGGTGAAAATGTCATTCAGAATTTAAGAAAAACATTATGGATAAAACTAACTACACTAAAAGTAAAATATTTTGATACAGTGAAAGCTGGTGAAATATCAAGCCGTTTGGTAAATGATACTATGCAAGTAAAACAACTACTTGCTGCTACTTTTCCACAAACCTTAGCCAGTGTAATACTTGTTATTGGATCAGTATATATGATGATTAAAATGGATTGGCATATGTGTGTGGCTATGTTAGTTGCAGTACCAATTGTCATAATTGTAATGATCCCAATTATGACATTTGGAACAAAAGTTGCTCATACTAGACAAGATGCACTTGCACAGTTTAATGGAATTGTTAGTGAAACATTAAGTGAAATTAGACTAGTAAAAATATCTAATGCAGAAAAACAAGCACAAACAGGTGCAAATAATAAAGTAGATAAATTGTTTAAAGTAGGAAAGAAAGAAGCAATCTTTGATGCAACAATGCAACCATTTATGATGATGATATTTATGAGTATGGTTTTTGGTCTACTCGCTTATGGTATGCATCGAATTGCTATAGGCGCAATGGCAATAGGGACATTAATGAGCTTTTTAATGTATTTATTTAATTTAATTGGAGCAATGCCTAGTATTGCAACCTTGTTCTCAGAAATGGCTAAAGCTGCTGGTTCAACAAAGCGTGTACAAGAATTGCTTAGCGAAGAACCAGAAGACTTTGAAAATGGTAATGAAGTTGATTTGTCTAATAAGGAACTTAGGGTGGAAAATATCAATTTCTCCTATGAAAAAGATGAACCAATCTTGACTAATATATCCTTTGAAGCAAAACCAAATCAAATTGTTGCTTTTGCAGGTCCATCAGGTGGTGGGAAGTCAACAATTTTTAGTTTACTTGAAAGATTTTATGAACCTAGCAAGGGAAGGATTAAATTTGATGATATAGAAATAACAGATATTAAATTAACAGATTATCGTAGACAAATTGGATTTGTTTCTCAAGATAGTGCAATTATGGCTGGAACCATTCGTGACAATTTAACTTATGGTCTTGATAAACAATTTAAAGATGAAGAACTTTGGAATGTATTAGAACTTGCCTATGCACGAAAATTTGTAGAAGATATGCCAAATGCTCTTGATACAGAAGTTGGTGAACGTGGAGTGAAAATTTCTGGTGGTCAACGTCAACGTATTGCAATTGCTCGTGCCTTCTTACGTAATCCAAAAATTTTGATGTTGGATGAAGCAACAGCAAGCCTTGATAGTGAATCAGAAATGATGGTGCAAAAGGCACTCTCTAACTTAATGAAAGGTCGTACAACACTTGTTATTGCCCATAGATTAGCTACTATTGTGGATAGTGATAAAATCTATTTCATTGAAAAAGGTAAGGTAACAGGTAGTGGAACCCATGAAGAACTTGTAAAAAGCCACGAAACTTATGCAAAATATGTTAGTGAACAGTTCCGAGTTGATACGTCCATACTTACAGCTTAGTAAATTAAATTTATTACAATTACGTGTAGGTACCTAAATTAATGGTGAATGTTTGGTAGAGTAGCTAATGTCAAAAGCTATAGGAGAAAATAATAAAGAACAGATAATAAAAAATATGGGTTAGATAATGAAATGCTTGATTTAGCATTAACTAAACTTAATATGATTTTAGTATAAGTGATGGAAT contains the following coding sequences:
- a CDS encoding ABC transporter ATP-binding protein; its protein translation is MGGDRHDNNSVRKDGTKFSFRQFTKLITTTKPKYYLLVIGVIFLIISSSVQIYVPKLAASLVNNFSKGMDYSLLLKVVLLFIASAIVSAIGGTILGVFGENVIQNLRKTLWIKLTTLKVKYFDTVKAGEISSRLVNDTMQVKQLLAATFPQTLASVILVIGSVYMMIKMDWHMCVAMLVAVPIVIIVMIPIMTFGTKVAHTRQDALAQFNGIVSETLSEIRLVKISNAEKQAQTGANNKVDKLFKVGKKEAIFDATMQPFMMMIFMSMVFGLLAYGMHRIAIGAMAIGTLMSFLMYLFNLIGAMPSIATLFSEMAKAAGSTKRVQELLSEEPEDFENGNEVDLSNKELRVENINFSYEKDEPILTNISFEAKPNQIVAFAGPSGGGKSTIFSLLERFYEPSKGRIKFDDIEITDIKLTDYRRQIGFVSQDSAIMAGTIRDNLTYGLDKQFKDEELWNVLELAYARKFVEDMPNALDTEVGERGVKISGGQRQRIAIARAFLRNPKILMLDEATASLDSESEMMVQKALSNLMKGRTTLVIAHRLATIVDSDKIYFIEKGKVTGSGTHEELVKSHETYAKYVSEQFRVDTSILTA
- a CDS encoding MarR family winged helix-turn-helix transcriptional regulator; amino-acid sequence: MHENNILNNLMHIARQPFMFFRDEVEEKTDNAFETLRLLANEEKVTAGRIAEYLDIKPSSVTQIIKKLEDVGTAERVKSEEDARVTYVLITDKGRESLKDRGDISENLKVKLFKGFEEYELEKLDDYLIRMLENISSEDFQKKLNEIFSDDKMWQRFGKMSAHFGRARQHIIREHMLNHSDFGGFRGFGDHGRFGERRHK
- a CDS encoding histidine phosphatase family protein encodes the protein MNRSLLDLLRRGGYILYVRHGEATVGEDQPNLNFLYCFTQRNLSETGRRQAIYYGQIIRNSQIHINYPVLTSPLCRTIETAQLAFGTVNVQIDPFWFQVYRLSGNLFAAEQRRILDSLQTRLEIIPPHGSNMIIVAHSFPKGIGLGQIPDMGTVIVKPLGQGNGYEVVAKLSLADLLNLEKH